Within the Butyrivibrio sp. AE3004 genome, the region AAGTATTCCTACAGCAAGGTTAAGAAGATGATAAAGCATGAACAGGACAGATACGGATGGGAGTTTATTTTCATAGGTGCCAATATAGATGCTTATGCTGAGGCTGATCGCTTTGGAATCAGAAGAGACAGGACCGCAAATTATGTATGTGATGGTATGGGAACTGCGACAGTATATGCCGGTGTATCAAAGGCTGTAAGCGCGGTTATGATGGCAGATGAGGATTGTGATATGGATTGCTGTATCATGGAGAGCGGTTGGAATGATGAAATTGACAGGGATTATGAAAAGCGCGGAGCAGGAAAAGTAAGACGATAATTATAGAAGGGCGACTACAAAGTCCTGTGTAATGTTCCTAAAAGGATGTTAAAATAGTTATTATTGATATGGTTTGTGCGAGAAAACTGCTATGAAGAAGAGAGATTTTCTTAAAAACAAAATATGGATTCCTGTTATTGCTGCATTGGTTATATCTGTGTGCTCAGTATCAGTTTTGGGAGTAGGGGAGACGACGAAAACGGCAGCAGAATCAGCTGTTGTTGCAGAAATTCCTGCATATAGTGGAAGAGACAACTTTGTTCTGAATGACAATGTTCCCGTCTTCACCTCTTTAGAGATCACAGGCAAATCTTATGAGAAATATGGTGAACTTGATGATCTTGGCAGATGCACTCCTGCTATGGCGAGCATTGGCAAAGATCTGATGCCTGCCGAAGAACGTGGCTCAATTGCAGAAGTGAAGCCAAGTGGATGGAATCAGAATAAATATCCGGGACTTGTAAATACGGACCCTCCGTTTCTTTATAACAGATGCCATATGATCGGGTACCAGCTTACCGGAGAGAATGCCAATGAGCGGAATCTGATAACCGGAACCAGATATATGAATGAAGCCATGATTCCTTATGAAAACGAGGTTGCTGACTATATCAGAAACACAGGTAATCATGTGATGTACAGGGTAACTCCGGTATTTGACGGTGATAATCTTTTGTGTGATGGTCTACAGGTTGAGGCAATGTCAGTAGAGGACAAAGGAAAGGGTGTCAGCTTTAATGTGTTCTTCTACAATGTTCAACCGGGAGTGTTCATTGATTATAAGGATGGCAGCAACAAGCCGGATAAGAACTACAGGCCTGAAAATAATGAATCTGAAAATAATGAATCTGATAATGGTACGCGGTCTTCAGTAGAAACAACGCAGACCTATATTGGTAACAAAAATTCTCATGTATTCCACAGACCCGATTGCGACAGCGTATCAGACATGA harbors:
- a CDS encoding DNA/RNA non-specific endonuclease, which produces MKKRDFLKNKIWIPVIAALVISVCSVSVLGVGETTKTAAESAVVAEIPAYSGRDNFVLNDNVPVFTSLEITGKSYEKYGELDDLGRCTPAMASIGKDLMPAEERGSIAEVKPSGWNQNKYPGLVNTDPPFLYNRCHMIGYQLTGENANERNLITGTRYMNEAMIPYENEVADYIRNTGNHVMYRVTPVFDGDNLLCDGLQVEAMSVEDKGKGVSFNVFFYNVQPGVFIDYKDGSNKPDKNYRPENNESENNESDNGTRSSVETTQTYIGNKNSHVFHRPDCDSVSDMKEKNKVMLEGTPEEIENQGFRPCQRCHPKE